DNA sequence from the Perca flavescens isolate YP-PL-M2 chromosome 3, PFLA_1.0, whole genome shotgun sequence genome:
gttattttgtgtctctggtgcttccacacgcatacaactttggaaaaaaaaacatccatgctgttttgagtgagatacggtttctgtaTGTATCCTGTCTTCAGTCTCCGGgcgagctgttcaaaatcggcacgGCTTTTTACGTCACTAGCTgaaacgaggtggctaaccgtagcatgctagcgctagcatgttagctcgttctgaatggcaaaacacacactagttcaccataatctacaaaagaactacttatatgtctctgttctgcaggtattccacgcaaagttagAAGTGCAtcctcatttagaagaagtctcccggctaatcctgccgtGTACtactgaagttgtagaaacaaaccACTAgatgatgtgatccttacctagctactgtgcatgtgcgactgccaacaaagatgttatagcagtgagaggtctcactctgtagctaaaacagagacctgaacacagggtgaaaagaggagctgcagcaatgtgcagtacaacaaaaatatggtgttttttgaaaattaaaccatataaaccttattctggtacaacctcaaaatacaattatgaacctgaaaatgagcataatatggccactttaatacacatacagtatgcactCTTTTGTTGAACTCATACCTGAATGCAAAGATCTTCCTATTGTGTGCTATTtactaaacttagcacaaaaagtaaggacatttgtgtttggtagattatttctctgtggtaactaTGCTTTTTGGTATTAAATcatggaaagcctgtttagttccctttcaaatggtgccccatttgtaaggaagatgcatttgtgggatgagcagcagctctgagtatgtgggttgcgcccatgaaaaaactgccaaatcttctctgccaatgccaaacatcttattctgccattgactcgtttggtggattggatgattgaagtttgaagaaacaagacatattgacaatttaacaatttattcatttcacaaacaggagcctcagtagcgtgtggaagaaccatacacagccacaccAGCCtagcacctcctcctcatgctggtcaccagcctggtcacacagtgctgtgggatggcatcccattcttcaaccagcatttgtcgcaagtcagccaacgtggttgtgttggtcactctggcacaaacagcacgcccaagctgatcccacaagtgttcaatggggttgaggtcaggactgctggcaggcctTTCCaacctctccactcccacattctggaggtagtctctgataaacctCGCTCTGTGGGGGCGagcgttgtcatcttggaggatagacttcggtcccagactgtggagatatgggattgccactggttgcagaatctcatctctatatctctctgcatTGAGATTGCCTCCAAAAGGTGTTACTCTATCGGTGCAGCAATCAGCATAGCGTTCTCTGCGTCTTCTCCAGACTTACGATCCAACTGCCGTAGGCAGAATCTGGACtcatcactgaacataacgTTCCTCCACATGTTCAAGTTCCAGTGCACATGTTGCATATGTTTGGcaatggcagagaagatttttcaaatatttaatggGCACAACCTACATACTCAGCGCTGGTGCTCATCCCACATAtacatgttccttacaaatggggcaccatttgaaacggaactaaacaggctttccaatgttataagatttattgccaaaaagcattgttagcacagagaaataatctaccaaacacaaatttccttactttttgtgctaagtttgtATAAATGCATCAACCAGCCTGTCACTCCTGTTAAGATTACAATGCCGTAACCATTGTGTATTTATGAGatgataaaaacacattttcttctaGATGTCCCACTTCAACAAATGTCTAACAGAGCGTGAGCCTCAATTTAGAGAACCTATGATTTAATGTAATCAAAGGGATGGGAATGTCAAGTTCTTTGTTAAGTAAATATCAATAATTTTAATTAAATCAGTCTCTGATCACTGAGGCAGACTATTGGGTCTGAACTGAATAAGCAAAGTGGGAAAGGGCAATTCAATCTTAATGGCTTAATTTGTTAGAGGCCAATGAAAGCCAGCGTTTATTGTGAGGGAAACAATGTCTACTTTGCTCATAAATTATGAGGCTAAATGTCAACAATAAAACAGGACGGGTTGTATAAAGCGCTTTTTTGCATTGTACCCCTGCTGTCACATATTCTCTTTTTCTGCATGTGCTGGCCAGATTTGTTTCCAGTAATAAAGAACCACAggcttgcctttttttttttagaggtcCCAGTAGTTTACCGTTTGTTCTGgttatttcaaaataagagtgAAATACCTCAAGTCTCAAACACAGATAGGAGTAATACAAAAGCAAATTCACTGCTAAAAGTGCACAAATGACAGAGATTGCTTTATTTCCTTACACCATGACGATATTTGTGTAAAGAATGCACTTACTGGTACTGTGAGCATGTTATAACCGGTAACTCTATATGGAATACATATGTTGGTGTGCCTGTTATTAACAGACAGCACACAAATTATGACACCAGTGATAAGATCTACCTGCAATAACAAGCACAGGCTTTACTTGTCAACAgcacagtatacagtatttaaGACAATCTGTCAACATTTGATTATGAAATGCTTTATAAAGCACACTGAAATACTGCTGAAATATTTCAGTAATATGTGCAGCTAtcttttgtaaatattttgctATCTAACACACCCTTTGCTTTGATTCATGCTTGCAGTCTACGTACATTATATTTGTCGACAGtcacacatacatgtgtacatgaTATTTGTGCAACATCTGGACCCTTTTTCAGTCAGTCTTGTGTAGTTTTGTTTCTGCTCCATTTAAACAAGGTCAAACTCTAAAACTGTATACATGAAACGAAAGGCCTTTGAATCAAATTTGGCCTTTTATTCTTTATGTTTTTAGAAAAAACCTGATAATTAAAGGGACTAATTTAAGACCAAAGAGATGTCGGTTTCACTCCAAGACTGAACATGTGGACAGGGAAGAGATTAAGACACAAATGCAATCCACAGCTGCAATACTGAGGATGACTTGATTGTTAACAGTTACAGTGTCATTGTGATGGCTTATTGCGCCCACCTAGAGCATTTGACAAGGGCAACAAAGTCTAAATACCAAATGGGAAATAAAGTAACTTTTggaaaatcacatttttaatatttagtATTTCTGTTGAGCTCATAATGAGCTAGAATCTGGCTTGTTATCACGTCAGGTTACTTTTATTGAAGCATTATATGTATTAATGATGgtgtcatatacagtacatgggatagtcactgtgtgtgtgtgtgtgtgtgtgtgtgtgtgtgtgtgtgtgtgtgtgtgtgtttgtgtgtgtcgctctctctctcactggcaATTTTTAATAAGAGTGTGTATAAAAATAtcctgcatgtacagtatgtgacagCTTGCttgcatttctgtgtgtttttcatgtgtgggtattgtgtgtgtgtgtgtgtgtgtgtgtgtgtgagatggcgAGGATGCGTGTTGACAATGTGTCTGCTGGcacacattttgtgtgtgcctgtgtgtacaCTGCTGTGTTCCAGCTGTCTGAGTGGATAAGGCTCAGTGGGCGGACAAACACTGCAGtgaatgtaacacacacacacacacacacacacacacacacacacacacacacacacacacacacgattggCTGTGGGGTCTGTGCTATGATAGGGAGTCGCTGTGAGCATTTTACTCAGCAGGGGTTTGACAAGACCACAGATCCCAATTTTAGTGTGATGTGCTTTAAACATGAAGATGattataaacaaaaataatgacaaactGAGAAcaagatacagtatattatgcaACATGCTGGTATTAATAAGGAATTTTCTTACCTGTAGTGAAAAGCTAAAAgctatttttttaatgacatattacacacaaaGTGTATATCCCAATTTTGTCATCTtgattcattattattttttattttgaaattccatCACATAATGAAACTCATTTAGCAGACTTATCGCATATTTATAAAACAGAAGACAAAAATCAGTTGACAAACAGTGCTGGGCAGTTTTGTGTCCTGATGCTTTCTACTATTCTGAACCTTGACTTTTTCCTGCTTAACAAACTGTTGAGCTGCCCTTCGAAGTGTTTCTCCTCTCAGCACTGTCaacactttattatttattactttttattgtttgaatTCATATAATTTATTAGCTGAATGCACACGAATTAACCCAAATAACACAATTTCCAGGGACTTgagaaatgtttaaaacaacatTATGCCGCTAAGTCTTGAACGCTCCATCTTAGCACAAAACCAGCCACCCTCGCAGCTCCACCACCTTCAGATCCTGAGCGGTCGGGTGAAAGCTTGGGAACACAAGTTTGGGGGTTGGGAGTTTAAAATAGTGAGACAGCAAAACTCACAAAGTGCTTCCAGCCATCCGGCTCATTAAACTATCATAACGTCATGACACAGATTTTCCTCTAAAAGCTGACTGGGTGGCAAACACACATAAGTTCCTCTATTCTGGGCATCACAGGACATTTCCcaatacagaagacaaaattCAATAATATACACAGTATAGTGTGCACAATAACACTGGGTGATCATTTGACTAGctcaaattaatttaaaattttcacaggattttttcccccctttctaCTTTATGCACAAGACTTTCAAAACGTTTGCTCCCCTATAAATATCCTTTCAGTGTTAAAAAGAATAACAGTAAGATGCTACAATAAGTGTTACATTTTCAAACATGCCGAGTAAACTGTGTAAAATGTGAGGCAGTTAAATTGATAAATCAATAAATGAATGTGTGACAGCATCCTTCAGATTTAACAGCTGGCAATGAAGAGATTTGTTATGCTCTGTAGAAAAATATATAGCCACTCGTCTTGAGAGTTTTATGTCAACTGTTAAACATTCAGTTAAACATAACTGCATGCAAGCGTGTGGCCTGACGTGATCTTTTTTCCTGTCCGAGTATTTTATAGCTCATATCAAGTGTGTGAGAACAACGCACACTTAAAAGTACTCCATGACCTCAGTACTTCACAACATCTGCCCTTTTCTAGTTTTGGATATCTTCACACTTTGTGTGTCACACAGGCAGAGAAGAACCTGAGTTCTTCACATCCAAAGTCTAAACAATATCAGAAAGCATCCCTAAAGTCCATTAATTTCCATTAAGCTCCCTCATCGTGTGTAGGACCTCTGCCAGTTGTAAATGGCATGGATATTATGGGAACATGCTGGCACTCGTTTACATGTACTGACGCTGCGGTGGCGGAAAACCCTCCCTCCTGCGCCTCCCCCCAGTCCCCTCCTTCTTGCCGCGAGCTGCTTCGCTCTCTCTTCTGCAGCAAAGAAGTCTGTGGTCGCCCTGAAGAATTCCAGCAGAGCTCTGTGGCTCCAGTTGGTCCGACGGCTCTCCATCCCACTGTTCGGTGCAGCCGCAGAACTGCCAGTCCCCAATGCACCAGCGGCGCTCCCCTCGGACTGGGTGGAGAACCCACAGTGACTTCCACGGTCAGTTAGGAGGAGGAAAAAATGTGGGTTTGTCTCAAAGAGTTCCATGGGTATCGTGGATTGGGTGTCACCGCGGACTGGGTCATCCTGAGCGCACACGCTCAGAACAGGAATAGCCACTTCGTCTACGTCTCTCAAGGGCTCATTGCGTTCCCAGTAAGCATCCCAGGTACCTGAAGTATTGCAGCTACTGCTGGTCcctgctggtgctgctggtgCTGAGCCAGTCTGACAGAACAACGCCTCTTCCAGGCCACGCAACGAACAGCTAGAAAACAGGGTGTCTGTATGTATGGTCTCCCCCAGCACCGTCTTGTACCTGTGCATATAATAAAAGGAgacaacaagagaaaaccaGTAAATCAATTTTAAAGAGCTGCATGGGTCATATTCCCTTAGTGGCATTGATCTGAGATACTTTACCTGGGTCACGATGTCTCTCTAAATCAATGACTTGACACTGAGCAGGCCATCTGTTGCTACAGTAACCTTATTTTCTGCTCAATTGTCTTTGCCTTtccagtagttttttttttttttacaatcccATTGTAACTGTATCTCCATTTTGGCTGACTGAAAATCCATAATTTCCCTTCTCTCAGTGTGTTGTTTGATATTTTCATATGGCATACTTAATGCAGCAGTCTTATGAAACTGTGTTTTTCATTATGTTCTTGACACTATGAAATATACCCTGTGGTAAACTGAAAGATGAGAGGGAGCTGCTGATCTCGTTCTGTCTTCCAAAACTCATTATGCTTACTTAAACCAATGCACCATGTCCCAAACGGATAGGCTCTGTATGtgctgcatatatatatatatatatatatatatatatatatatatatatatatatatatatatatatatatatatatacatacatacatacatacagtatctcacaaaagtgagtacacccctcacattttagtaaatatttcattatatcttttaatgggacaacactgaagaaatgacactttgctacaatgtaaagtattaagtttacagcttgtataacagtgtaaatgtgctgtcccctcaaaaataactcaacatacagccattaatgtctaaaccgctggcaacaaaagtcagtacacccctatgttaaattcccatagaggcaggcagatttttattttttaaaggccagttatttcatggatccaggatactatgcaacctgataaagttcccttggcctttggaattaaaatagccccacatcatcacatgcccttcaccatacctagagattggcatggggtagattccataaaatcatctctctaccatctctttatcaggatgcatagtatcctggatactatgcatcctgataaagttcccttggtctttggaattaaaatagccccacatcatcacatacccttcaccatacctagagattggcatggttttatgtcagttagcctaatagctagtttgatttgcattgagacatgattttatggaaagtaccccatgccaatctctaggtatggtgaagggcatgtgatgaaaactatgaaaataagcCAGTAATGAACCAGAAACTTCCTTTGAAAGCCTATGGACTTGTGTTCACTAGTCTTTCTATGTACCTCACGTTGATATTATTTTCCCAGGTATCATTGTTACGCCCCtgaaaaaggggagaaataATCACAAGAGTGATGCGCAGGTGTTTCCTCACTGAGAACTTTAGTGTAATCCCATTTTACAACAGTACCACATTTTACACAACAGATCTACAGGAAATGGTTTCAATACTATAACTAAATGTATCACAAATGTCAATCAAGTGCTTGAAGCACAATGAAACATTATACAGATAACACCTCAAAATAGATATTAAATGCATACATGTTAATTCACAACTGACACAAAATGGCGTCTACTCTTAGTATGGAGCTATTCTTCTCTGTATCAGAGCGGGGCTCcgctcacacgcacgcacgcacgcacattacattacattctgCAATCTTAGCTCTAACTTACTTAAAATTTCACTAACACACACCTTAAACACTATTGATATGTTAGAAAGTAGGAAGTTATTAAATGAACTCCGTTTTATCAATAACATACCtgaaaaaggggagaaataATCACAAGAGTGATGCGCAGGTGTTTCCTCACTGAGAACTTTAGTGTAATGAGGAAAAGACCGCGATTCCCCCGGAACTTGGGTGGAGACCAAAGCAATCGATCTCAGGCTCATAGATTAAGAGCATTTAGTAGATCACAGATTAACACTTCTACCCTTAAATTAtgcaccacaaaataaagtaatagATTTACACATTCTTCTTACAATTTATATGCGTGACAGATTTTAAAACGATTATATGAACTTTATCACTCTCTGTGAACTATGTACTGAGTGCATGATCCTTTTAACATGAGCTATTTTAGAATCCTCACATGCTATAAACTTACTAATATCTTTAGTGTATAACAGGCTATGAGTATTTCCTTTACCCTGTCACATCATCACCATTTTGCCCACCCTTGATATTTCCCCCATACAGTACCTGCTGAGACATATCTTCTGGTAGAGCACCAACGCCCACTGCAGGGGCCACATGCACAGCCCGTTCTCAAACCAGCTCTGACAGCGGAACACAGGCGACAGGCAGACGGCCGCCGTCATATAGCTGGATGATCCACACTCTCCCAGGTAAGAGAGGAGAAGGCCAGACCCTGTGCTTTCGCTCACTGCATatagtcttcctgcaggctgtCGGTGGCGAATGTAGCGCACAGCCTCGCGCAGATCTGCAGGGTCACCAAACTGCTGCAGCTTGAGGGTGGTGAGCGGGGTGCCGTTGTGGCTGCGGCGGTTGAAAACTGCCGGTAGGTAGCCATGGGACAGTGCCGTTTCACATAGCTGTAGAGGAGGGGGTGGAGAAAATAAATAGTGAGTTAGCTTCTTTGAATTAAATATGTTAAATGTTTACTTGTAAGACCAGATGGGAAAGGTATTAATCCATTTATGGAACATAGGAGAAAGGCCATGAAATGGTTGATATACAATGCATTTTACATACACTATGCATACCCCAAAAATATCCTCTTTTTCGTCCCTCTGAATAGGCCAAATGCTGGAATTAATGTGGCCGGTTCTCTTGGTTGCTCATGTCGCAGAACTAAACAATGCCTCCTTTTAGAGATCAGTTTCCATTTTGTTCCACTAAATGTCTTTGCAGTTGTAACACCTGAAATGGCATGGTTCTAGGCTACTTTTTATTGTatggaaaaagaaataaacagttGCTGGGGGAAGTGAGAACACCGTAAAACTACAGGATTACATGTTGCTTCCACTGTACACTGTAATACTACAGAACACAGTAACATGTTGTCATATCAGTGAATCGCATGCTGTTTTCTCTTACAGTTTCATCTATTTATGATTTTAAACAATTGAGGAACCAACTCTTGCGAAACAGGCATACAATGATGGTTTGGCCCATGAGCAAACAAGAGTTATGCATCCCAAGACACAATCAACTATTGAGTGGCAAAAGAAGAAGGTCCTGTGGTGATTGTTAAAATGAACTTGTCAGTTCTCAGACAGTGTAGAGGCGCAGGTGAAGGCCAACAGCCAGATTCTTAGCTCAGACAGCTTCAACCTGCACAATTCTGTACTCCTTGAACAGGACTCAGAGCACAATTGGCATACGAGAACAGAAAGGGGTGAATACGGAAACCTGTGATCTCATGTCTCTGGCAGAAAGTCTCCCCTTTCAGTCCGCTGCAGCGTGGAGAGAAATATCACTACTCAGTGTTTCTATTGTGAAGTGAGCTatacttattattataatataattattctAAACATTGTAATTTAAATGCTGTTGAGAATGTAGGACAATGATATATCCTCAATCTATTGTGTGCAAAACAGCATAATTTAGCGTATGGCTCTGTGAAGCGCTATGTAAacctgatgggaacaacaaaaTTACAATAACAAACCAATTTCATAAATCAGCTATCATTGAATATGCGTCTTTTCAATCTGTAAAATGCTCTTGTTCTCACCCAAAAgccttttcatttttaaaacgaGGCTCAGGCACAAATGTTTGGCATaaatttattttgcttttaatGCTCTTGAGAATTGTTTACTAGAAAGATTACAAGCCTGGACGATTTCAGGAAAGAAAGCAGAGTAAAtgtataactttatttattatattatattattgtaagCATTATCTAATTTGCTAAATCCTTAATCCTAATAATGAAGTCTTTGTAACATAAATAGCACAGAATATTATATGACAAATTTCTATAATTGAGAAAAAGTTGAGCAGACACATCATCAGACTAGTAAGCCTAAACCTGAGCTAATTACATAAAGTGGGGTAACTAACTCTAGAGAGACCGGGAAGTTTTGATTCAGAGCAGATCAGAAATgacaattaaatatatataaattacagTGAAAAGCTCTCCA
Encoded proteins:
- the abhd15a gene encoding protein ABHD15 gives rise to the protein MLEWLVALCIVILVVLIWPGSKYFGTESQTDTLLQRLGISQQTTKDKTGRCFSEREGSDGAQAACAGAGTDGKARTVALICKPSALANYLLKHCRTFSNYSPCVGWTWRASALLQSVYKACWPYNSPVQFVRDNLQLSDDGLVALDWAVPSYQKRRRTSSHSTSPVLLIIPNSFGKITRNVLKLCETALSHGYLPAVFNRRSHNGTPLTTLKLQQFGDPADLREAVRYIRHRQPAGRLYAVSESTGSGLLLSYLGECGSSSYMTAAVCLSPVFRCQSWFENGLCMWPLQWALVLYQKICLSRYKTVLGETIHTDTLFSSCSLRGLEEALFCQTGSAPAAPAGTSSSCNTSGTWDAYWERNEPLRDVDEVAIPVLSVCAQDDPVRGDTQSTIPMELFETNPHFFLLLTDRGSHCGFSTQSEGSAAGALGTGSSAAAPNSGMESRRTNWSHRALLEFFRATTDFFAAEERAKQLAARRRGLGGGAGGRVFRHRSVSTCKRVPACSHNIHAIYNWQRSYTR